A window of the Cannabis sativa cultivar Pink pepper isolate KNU-18-1 chromosome X, ASM2916894v1, whole genome shotgun sequence genome harbors these coding sequences:
- the LOC133032406 gene encoding extensin-like, whose amino-acid sequence MWGAFITTLSALLFWTMLLFSFPTILSHSVDSPTPNHHNGNHYRRRLHPPPHHPRPHKRLSPPPPPPPPAWFYFYSPPPPSPPCAPHDAGQPLHASPPPHLHSKNRRHGHHQEPLP is encoded by the coding sequence ATGTGGGGTGCCTTTATTACAACACTCTCGGCTCTACTATTTTGGACTATGCTTCTATTTTCATTCCCCACCATTCTTTCTCATTCGGTTGATTCTCCTACCCCAAATCATCACAACGGCAACCACTACAGGCGGCGGCTACATCCACCGCCACATCATCCACGACCCCATAAGAGACTATCACCGCCGCCGCCGCCGCCGCCACCAGCATGGTTCTATTTCTACTCACCACCACCCCCTAGTCCTCCATGTGCTCCTCATGACGCTGGCCAACCTTTGCACGCGTCACCACCCCCACACTTGCACTCCAAGAATCGCCGCCACGGCCACCACCAAGAACCATTGCCATGA